A DNA window from Danio aesculapii chromosome 1, fDanAes4.1, whole genome shotgun sequence contains the following coding sequences:
- the LOC130222124 gene encoding LOW QUALITY PROTEIN: NLR family CARD domain-containing protein 3-like (The sequence of the model RefSeq protein was modified relative to this genomic sequence to represent the inferred CDS: inserted 2 bases in 1 codon) yields the protein MDTKEDTSSESSCDEPTENLPSALSDPTMASDLSKRKRKRSASPEPSGVSVKSDWSINPPPSFSDAPVTSDHSHIHIRQNTKKALQTETGDLQRVKDQHKTSMKNKYERLFEGNKLQENQTLLNRIYTQLYIIEEESEGVNEEHEVLQMEKTARTKHSQHTPIYCNDIFKEEKEQIKTVLTKGIAGIGKTVSVQKFIQDWAEGKANQDVDFMFVLPFRELNLIRDHQYSLHRLLLDFHPELEDLEPKIYEECKVVFIFDGLDESRITLMFSDAQKVCDVTETSSVAVLMSKLMKGELLPSALIWITSRPAAANQIPSKYIKRLTEIQGFTEPQKEEYFRKRISEQHQASRIISHIRRARSLHIMCHIPVFCWISSTVLQKLLEEDLSAEIPQTLTEMYIHFLLIQINMRNQKYEERDPEKLLQSNREVIVKLAEVAFKQLMKGNVMFYEEDLIESGIDVSDASVYSGICTEIFKEESVIQQRKVYSFIHLSVQEFLAAFYLFYYHVNTTMVVLKTFASLQKLLKGAVDDAIESESGRLDLFLRFLLGVSLESNQRLLQDLLTHTEKSSESIRRSTQYIKEKIRDGHGLSTERSINLFLCLLEVKDQTLSREIQEFVKSDKQSEKKLSPAHCSTIAYMLQISEEVLDELELQKYNTSDEGRRRLIPAVSNCTRALXECLIWCYSEETFLNGISVVLIDPEFVLSKTEFSDIFLSFSLAGCNLSAQDCEIVSSVLQSSNCVLRELDLSNNDLQDSGVKLLSDGLKSPNCQLEILRLSGCMVTEEGCGFVSSALSSNPSHLRELDLSYNHPGQSGVQLLQHTLEDPHCTLEKLKLYHGGHFRITPGLRKYACFLTLDPNTAHTHLQLSEGNRKATHVPEPQPYPDHPDRFDQQEQVLCKEPLTGRCYWEVKWSGFGLIGVAYKAINRKSVNECRFGCSEKSWNLYCCDEVYSAWYNNKSIDVFGPSSHTNRIGVYVDVPSGYLSFYSVSDTHTLTHLHTFNTKFTEDIYTGFKVYPKSSVSLCQI from the exons ATGGACACTAAGGAGGACACTTCCTCTGAATCAAGCTGTGATGAACCCACAGAGAATCTGCCCTCTGCCCTCAGTGATCCAACAATGGCCTCAGACCTCAG CAAGAGGAAGAGAAAGAGATCAGCGTCTCCTGAACCCAGTGGTGTGTCTGTGAAGAGTGACTGGTCCATTAACCCACCTCCTTCATTTAGTGATGCTCCAGTGACCTCTGACCACAG TCATATCCACATCAGGCAGAACACAAAAAAAGCCCTTCAGACAGAAACTGGAGACCTGCAGAGAGTCAAAGACCAGCACAAAACCAGCATGAAGAACAAATATGAGAGATTATTTGAGGGAAACAAACTCCAAGAGAATCAAACCCTTCTGAACCGGATCTACACCCAGCTGTACATCATAGAGGAAGagagtgaaggagtgaatgaagaacatgaggttttacagatggagaaaacagccagaacaaaacactcacaacacactccaatctactgcaatgacatctttaaagAGGAGAAAGAGCAAATCAAGACTGTTCTTACTAAAGGCATCGCTGGAATCGGAAAAAccgtctctgtgcagaagttcattcaggactgggccgagggaaaagccaatcaggatgtagatttcatgtttgtgcttccatttcgagagctgaacttgatcagagatcatcagtacagtcttcacagacttctgctggactttcatcctgaacttgaagatctggagcccaagatttatgaggagtgtaaagttgtgttcatctttgatggtctggatgaaagcagaatcACACTGATGTTTTCAGACGCTCAGAAAGTTTGTGATGTGACTGAGACTTCATCAGTGGCTGTGTTGATGTCAAAGCTGATGAAAGGAGAGctgcttccctctgctctcatctggatcacctccagaccagcagcagccaatcagatcccCTCCAAATACATCAAGCGTCTGACAGAAATTCAGGGATTCACTGAgcctcagaaggaggaatatttcaggaagagaatcagtgagcagcatcaagccagcagaatcatctcacacatcagaagagcaagaagcctccacatcatgtgccacatacccgtcttctgctggatctcatccactgtgcttcagaagctcctggaagaagatctgagtgcagaaatccctcaaactctgactgaaatgtacatccacttcctgctgattcagatcaacatgaGGAATCAGAAGTATGAAGAGAGAGATCCAGAGAAACTCCTGCAGTCCAACAGAGAAGTGATTGTCAAACTTGCTGAAGTGGCTTTCAAACAGCTGATGAAGGGCAATGTGATGTTCTATGaggaggacctgattgagagcgGCATAGACGTCTCTGACGcctcagtgtattctgggatttGCACTGAGATCTTTAAGGAGGAATCTGTGATTCAGCAGAGGAAAGTCTACAGCTTCATCCATCTGAGTGTTCAGGAGTTTCTGGCTGCTTTCTATCTGTTTTACTACCATGTGAACACAACTATGGTGGTACTGAAGACATTTGCTTCATtgcaaaaattgcttaaaggtgctgtagaTGATGCCATTGAGAGTGAGAGTGGGCGTCTGGATCTGTTCCTGAGGTTCCTGCTGGGCGTCTCACTGGAGTCCAATCAGAGACTCTTACAGGAtctactgacacacacagagaagagcTCAGAGAGCATCAGGAGAAGCACACAGTACATTAAAGAGAAGATCAGAGATGGACATGGACTCTCCACTgaaagatccatcaatctgttcctctGTCTGCTGGAAGTGAAAGATCAGACTCTGTCCAGAGAGATTCAGGAGTTTGTGAAATCAGACAAACAGTCAGAGAAGAAACTCTCTCCTGCTCACTGCTCAACAATCGCCTACATGCTTCAGATATCAGAGGAGGTGCTGGATGAGCTGGAGCTCCAGAAATACAACACATCAGATGAGGGCAGAAGAAGACTGATACCAGCCGTCAGCAACTGCACAAGAGCTCT TGAGTGTTTAATCTGGTGTTACAGTGAAGAGACTTTTCTGAATGGAATTTCTGTTGTATTAATAGATCCTGAGTTTGTTTTAAGTAAAACTGAATTCTCAGATATTTTCCTCTCTTTCAGTCTTGCTGGCTGTAATCTCTCTGCTCAGGATTGTGAAATTGTGTCGTCAGTTcttcaatcctcaaactgtgtcctgagagagctggacctgagtaacaatgacctgcaggattcaggagtgaagctgctctctgatggactgaagagtccaaactgtCAGCTGGAGATACTGAG GTtatctggctgtatggtgacagaggaaggctgtggttttgtgtcttcagctctgagttcaaacccctcacacctgagagagctggatcttaGCTACAATCACCCAGGACAATCAGGAGTCCAGCTGCTCCAACACACACTGGAGGATCCACACTGTACACTGGAGAAACTCAA aTTATACCATGGAGGACATTTCAGGATCACACCTGGATTGAGAAAAT ATGCCTGCtttctcacactggatccaaacacagcacacactcatCTTCAGCTGTCTGAGGGGAATCGAAAGGCAACACATGTGCCAGAACctcagccgtatcctgatcatccagacagatttgatcaACAGGAGCAGGTTCTGTGTAAAGAGCCTCTgactggacgctgttactgggaggtgAAATGGAGTGGATTTGGTCTTATAGGGGTGGCTTATAAAGCGATCAACAGGAAAAGTGTGAACGAATGTCGTTTTGGATGCAGTGAAAAGTCTTGGAATCTGTACTGCTGTGATGAGGTTTACTCTGCCTGGTATAATAATAAGAGCATTGATGTGTTTGGTCCTTCATCTCATACTAATAGAATAGGAGTGTATGTTGACGTGCCGTCCGGCTATCTGTCTTTCTACAGcgtctctgacacacacacactcacacacttacacacattcaaCACTAAattcactgaagacatctataCAGGATTTAAGGTTTATCCTAAATCGTCAGTGTCTTTGTGTCAGATTTAA